A window of Streptomyces sp. NBC_01224 genomic DNA:
GGTTCACCGTTCCGTATCTGTACGTCTATGTGGCACAGGTACGGGATCTGGGTGCCGGTACGGCGGGAGTCGTGCTGGCGGTCTTCGCCATGGCAGCGCTCGCCGTTCTGCCGTTCACCGGGCGTGCCATCGACCGGCGCGGGCCGCTGCCCGTACTCGTCGTCGCCTCGGTCGTCGCTTCCCTGGGTGCTGCCGCCCTCGGCCTGTCGTCGGATGTGACCGCCGCCGTGCTGTCGGCCGCGGTTCTCGGCGCGGGTACGGCGGTCATGCAGCCGGCGCTCGCCACCATGCTCGTGTGGTGCTCCAGCACCGCCACCCGCACTCGCGCCTTCGCCATGCAGTTCTTCCTGCAGAACCTCGGGCTCGGCATCGGCGGGCTGGTCGGCGGACAGATCGTCGACACGAGTCGGCCGGAGACCTTCACCCTGCTGTTCCTCATCGAGGCCGCGATGTTCATCGTGCTCGGTGTCATCACCGCCACGGTGCGGCTGTCCCGTACGCCTTCCTTCTCCGACGCCAGGCCCACCGACGGTTCCAAGGCGCCGGGCGGGCTGCGGTCGCTGCTCTCGCACCGGGCCATGGTGCAGCTGTGTGTGCTGGGCTTCGTGCTGTTCTTCGCCTGCTACGGACAGTTCGAGTCCGGGCTCGCGGCGTACGGCACCGAGGCCGCCGGAATCCAGCCCTCGACGCTCGGTATCGCGCTGGCCGCCAACACCGCCGTCATCGTCGTGGCTCAGTTCGTCGTGCTGCGTCTGGTGGAGCGCCGCAGGCGCAGCCGGGTCATCGCCTCGGTCGGTCTGATCTGGGCCTTCGCCTGGATCGTGGCCGGGTACGCGGGGCTCGGGCACGGCAGCCAGACCATGGCAACGGCCGCGATGATCTCCACGTACGCGCTGTTCGGGCTCGGTGAGTCGATGCTGTCGCCGACCGTGGCGCCCCTGGTCGCCGATCTGGCGCCGGAGTCGATGGTCGGGCAGTACAACTCCGCGTTCGCCCTTTGCAAGCAGCTCGCGCTGGCGGTCGGACCGGCCGTGGGCGGGCCGATGGGGGCGACGCTGCACGGCCCGTACATCGTGACGTTCGTGCTGTTCTCGCTGGGCATCACGGTGCTGGCACTGCGGCTCGGCCGGCGGCTCACTCCCGTACAGGATCAGCCTTCGATCGAGACGGTGCCGTCCAGGGTGGTGGCCGTGTCACTGCCGGAGGCCGAGCCCGTGGTTGCCTCCGCCGTCACCACTCGCTGAGGCGGTGGAGCGGTACAGGCGAGTAGGGGTCCTGCTTCGGCAGGGCCCCTACTGCGGCAGGGTGAATTCGCACCAGACCGCTTTGCCGCCGCCAGGTGTGCGGCGGCTGCCCCAGGATGTGGCGATCGTCGCGACGATGGAGATGCCGCGGCCCGCTTCGTCCGCCGGGTCGGCTCGTCGACGGCGCGGCAGGTGGTCGTCGCCGTCGGTCACCTCGATGATCAGGCGGCGATCGGTGCGGCGCAGGCCCAGGCGCATCGGCGGGGTGCCGTGCTTGAGGGAATTCGCGACGAGTTCGCCGGCGGCCAGGACGCCCAGGTCGCAGAGTTCGACCGGGAAACGCCACGAGGTCAGGACGCCGGTCGCGAAGGCGCGGGCGCGCGGGGCCGCTTCGATGCCGCCGAGAAGATCGAGCGAGGCATTGTGGAACAGCTCCGCGTTCGCCCCCGTTCGGGCGGGGTGCTGGACCACCAGCACCGCCACGTCGTCGTCGTGCTCCGCGGTGACGCCGAGGGAGCGGATCAGCCGGTCGCAGACCACCTGGGGTGAACCCTTGGCACCGGAGAGGGCGCGTTCCAGAGCGGCGACGCCCTCGTCGATGTCCTCGCTGCGGCGCTCCACCAGGCCGTCCGTGTAGAGGACCGCGGTGGAGCCGGGCGGCAGCGCGATCGTGCCCGATGTGTGGATCCAGCCGCCGGTGCCGAGCGGTGGTCCAGTCGGGTCCTCGGCGCGGTGGACCGTACCGTCCTCGTGGCACACCAGGATCGGGAGGTGCCCGGCGGAGGCGTAGACGAGCCGGCCCTCGTTCGGATCGTGGACCGCGTAGGCGCAGGTGGCGATCTGGCTGGCGTCGATCTCGGCGGCGAGACCGTCGAGGAGCTGGAGCACCTCGTGCGGCGGGAGGTCGAGGCGGGCATAGGCGCGCACGGCCGTCCGGAGCTGGCCCATGACGGCGGCGGCTCGCACCCCACGGCCCATCACATCCCCGATGACCAGGGCGGTGCGGCCTGCGCCGAGGGTGATGACGTCGTACCAGTCGCCGCCGACCGCGGCATCCGTGCCGCCTGGCTGGTAGGTGGCGGCGATCCGCAGGTCGTCGGGCTGCTCCAGCTCCTGCGGGAGCAGGGAGCGCTGGAGGGTGACGGCCGTTTCGCGGTGGCGGCGCTCGCTGGCGCGGAGCCGTTCGGCCGCTTCGGCGTGGTCGGTGACATCGACGGCGTACACGAGCACTCCGCCTTCGCTGCCTTCGTTCCTGTTCTTGCCGATCCGGCTGCCCTTGTTCTGTTTCTTGTTTCCGTCTCCGTCGCGGCCGTCGGTTTCGCCGTCGCTGTCCCTGTGCACCGGGGTGCAGGTCACGGTGTAGGAATTGCCGTTGCGGACCTTGCGGGACTTGACCGTACGGGGTGTGCCACTGCGTAGGACCTGGTCCATGAGGGGCAGCAGGCTGAGCTCGGTGAGCTCGGGCATGGCCTCGGCGGCGGTGGCACCGGCCGGGCGCGGTCCGAAGGCGGCGACGTAGGCGTCGTTGACGTACGCGATCCGGTGGTCGGGGCCGTACACCAGGGCCACCAGGGCGGGCAGCTGGCCGAGGATGTCCCGGGCGGAGAGATCCTCCAGGGCAGGGCCGCGGTCCCAGGGAGGTTCGCCGTGCGTGTCGTGGTGCGTGTCGCCGCTCTTGTCGCCAGGCGTGTCACTGCGCGTGTCGCCGTCCGGCGGGCAGGGCCCGGTCTCGGGCTGAGCGTACTCGGCGCGGGCCGAGGGCACGGGACTGCGGTCGTCCCGTGCGGCGGCGCGGCGCTGCGTTCCGGGTAGGCGGGCGCTCCAACGCGTGAAGTTCACGGAATTTCTGGCCTCGTGTGTCGGTCTGGTCCGCTCGGGCGGGCTGCTCACTGTCGGTCACTGCCGGCCGGGTCACTCTGTGCAGGTGTGGGTCCACCCATGGTCACACGTCCAGTGTGACGGACCGTACTGACAGTTGTCGGTACGGACGGGTCCCGGGTGGGTGCGCAGACGGGCCGACGGGCAGTCAGCCGCCGTTCCTCGGCGGGCCCTCGGGCCCTGGCGGGTAGCCGGGTCCCGGCGTGCCGTCGGCGTTCGGCGGGCCGGTCCGCCCGGGGCGTTTGCCTCCTGCGGCGAGTTCGAAC
This region includes:
- a CDS encoding MFS transporter, which gives rise to MGAALRRIQLGSALSAFGLGFTVPYLYVYVAQVRDLGAGTAGVVLAVFAMAALAVLPFTGRAIDRRGPLPVLVVASVVASLGAAALGLSSDVTAAVLSAAVLGAGTAVMQPALATMLVWCSSTATRTRAFAMQFFLQNLGLGIGGLVGGQIVDTSRPETFTLLFLIEAAMFIVLGVITATVRLSRTPSFSDARPTDGSKAPGGLRSLLSHRAMVQLCVLGFVLFFACYGQFESGLAAYGTEAAGIQPSTLGIALAANTAVIVVAQFVVLRLVERRRRSRVIASVGLIWAFAWIVAGYAGLGHGSQTMATAAMISTYALFGLGESMLSPTVAPLVADLAPESMVGQYNSAFALCKQLALAVGPAVGGPMGATLHGPYIVTFVLFSLGITVLALRLGRRLTPVQDQPSIETVPSRVVAVSLPEAEPVVASAVTTR
- a CDS encoding ATP-binding SpoIIE family protein phosphatase, which translates into the protein MNFTRWSARLPGTQRRAAARDDRSPVPSARAEYAQPETGPCPPDGDTRSDTPGDKSGDTHHDTHGEPPWDRGPALEDLSARDILGQLPALVALVYGPDHRIAYVNDAYVAAFGPRPAGATAAEAMPELTELSLLPLMDQVLRSGTPRTVKSRKVRNGNSYTVTCTPVHRDSDGETDGRDGDGNKKQNKGSRIGKNRNEGSEGGVLVYAVDVTDHAEAAERLRASERRHRETAVTLQRSLLPQELEQPDDLRIAATYQPGGTDAAVGGDWYDVITLGAGRTALVIGDVMGRGVRAAAVMGQLRTAVRAYARLDLPPHEVLQLLDGLAAEIDASQIATCAYAVHDPNEGRLVYASAGHLPILVCHEDGTVHRAEDPTGPPLGTGGWIHTSGTIALPPGSTAVLYTDGLVERRSEDIDEGVAALERALSGAKGSPQVVCDRLIRSLGVTAEHDDDVAVLVVQHPARTGANAELFHNASLDLLGGIEAAPRARAFATGVLTSWRFPVELCDLGVLAAGELVANSLKHGTPPMRLGLRRTDRRLIIEVTDGDDHLPRRRRADPADEAGRGISIVATIATSWGSRRTPGGGKAVWCEFTLPQ